A window of the Campylobacter massiliensis genome harbors these coding sequences:
- a CDS encoding metal ABC transporter solute-binding protein, Zn/Mn family, which translates to MRKIFAFLCLGLVALYAKGQVSVSILPQEYFVKQIAGDAVEVNVMVGKGADPHTYEPKPKQMTALEKSDLYFAIGIEFEEAWLPKFQKSYPNLKIVKTDAGVEKIKFEGHHEHGEHDHNHDAKHEHAAHEHKHEHAGHDHHDHEHHHGEFDPHIWLDPVSVKIQAKNIADALIEKYPENKALFEANLAKFEAKLDELDGFIKSTLANVKNREFIVYHPSWGYFAKRYDLEQIAIEVEGKEPKPTQLKELIEEAKEHGVKVIFVAPQFSKKAAQTVAKESGASVVEIDQLPLDWDAELRKTAQIFAKSL; encoded by the coding sequence ATGAGAAAAATTTTCGCGTTTTTATGTTTGGGCTTAGTCGCGCTTTACGCCAAAGGGCAAGTTAGCGTCAGTATTTTGCCGCAGGAGTATTTCGTCAAGCAAATCGCGGGCGACGCGGTCGAGGTAAACGTGATGGTGGGCAAAGGAGCCGATCCGCACACGTACGAACCAAAGCCTAAACAAATGACCGCGCTTGAAAAAAGCGACCTTTATTTTGCTATCGGGATCGAGTTTGAGGAGGCTTGGTTGCCGAAATTTCAAAAATCCTATCCAAATCTCAAAATCGTAAAAACCGACGCGGGCGTGGAAAAGATCAAATTTGAAGGCCACCACGAACACGGCGAACACGATCATAACCATGATGCCAAACACGAACACGCAGCCCACGAGCATAAGCACGAACACGCAGGCCACGATCACCACGATCACGAGCATCACCACGGCGAATTTGACCCGCATATCTGGCTAGATCCCGTTTCCGTAAAAATCCAAGCTAAAAATATCGCCGACGCGCTAATTGAAAAATATCCCGAGAACAAGGCGCTTTTTGAGGCGAATTTGGCCAAATTTGAAGCTAAGCTCGACGAGCTTGACGGCTTTATCAAAAGCACTCTAGCAAACGTCAAAAACCGCGAATTTATCGTCTATCACCCGTCTTGGGGCTACTTTGCTAAGCGCTACGATCTAGAGCAAATCGCGATCGAAGTAGAGGGCAAGGAGCCAAAACCCACCCAGCTAAAAGAGCTCATCGAGGAGGCTAAAGAGCACGGCGTGAAGGTGATTTTCGTCGCTCCGCAGTTTTCTAAAAAAGCCGCGCAAACCGTCGCCAAAGAAAGCGGCGCTAGCGTCGTAGAGATCGATCAACTGCCGCTTGATTGGGACGCCGAGCTACGCAAAACGGCGCAAATTTTCGCAAAGAGCCTATAA
- a CDS encoding YnfA family protein — protein MLYFAAAFFEILGCFSFWAYFRLGKSALFLGLGATSLAAFAYILTRANLDFAGRAYAVYGGIYIVSSLLWLHFVEKQAFTKWDLIGGAICLLGAFVVLYGGRG, from the coding sequence TTGCTTTATTTCGCGGCAGCGTTTTTTGAGATTTTGGGCTGCTTTAGCTTTTGGGCGTATTTTAGGCTGGGCAAAAGCGCGCTGTTTTTGGGGCTTGGCGCCACGTCGCTCGCGGCGTTTGCTTATATTTTGACGCGGGCAAATTTAGATTTCGCCGGACGCGCCTATGCCGTCTACGGCGGCATTTATATCGTCTCATCGCTGCTTTGGCTGCATTTTGTAGAAAAGCAAGCCTTTACCAAATGGGACTTAATCGGCGGCGCGATTTGCCTGCTTGGCGCTTTCGTGGTGCTTTACGGCGGCAGGGGTTAA
- a CDS encoding exodeoxyribonuclease III: MKLISWNVNGLRAVAAKDGFAWLEEQKPDFLGLQEIKVRESDVPAEIYKLGFNEISVNSAARAGYSGVMSLAKFASRAQKAAFFDDDEGRVLEHRFGNVALFNIYFPNGQKDETRLAYKMNFYAKFLAYIEELVKQGRDVIFCGDVNTAHREIDLKNPKANAKTSGFLPIERAWLDEVVSRGFIDTFRHVRGDAADAYSWWSYRFNARAKNVGWRIDYFFISASLKDRLKDAFILSDITGSDHCPVGIEIDLNGLC, from the coding sequence TTGAAACTAATCAGCTGGAACGTAAACGGACTGCGAGCCGTCGCCGCTAAAGACGGCTTTGCTTGGCTAGAGGAACAAAAGCCCGATTTTTTGGGTCTTCAGGAGATCAAGGTGCGCGAGAGCGACGTGCCTGCGGAGATTTACAAGCTCGGATTTAACGAGATCAGCGTAAATTCAGCGGCAAGGGCGGGGTACTCGGGCGTTATGAGTCTGGCCAAATTTGCCTCCAGAGCGCAAAAGGCGGCGTTTTTCGACGACGACGAGGGACGGGTTTTGGAGCATAGATTCGGCAACGTCGCGCTTTTTAACATCTACTTTCCAAACGGCCAAAAAGACGAGACGCGCCTAGCCTACAAGATGAACTTTTACGCTAAATTTTTGGCGTATATAGAGGAGCTCGTAAAGCAGGGCAGAGACGTGATATTTTGCGGCGACGTAAACACCGCGCACCGCGAAATCGACCTCAAAAACCCAAAAGCAAACGCCAAAACCTCGGGCTTTTTGCCTATCGAGCGCGCGTGGCTGGACGAGGTCGTCTCGCGCGGTTTTATCGACACCTTTCGGCACGTGCGCGGCGACGCGGCGGACGCGTATTCGTGGTGGAGCTACCGCTTTAACGCTCGCGCCAAAAACGTCGGCTGGAGGATCGATTATTTTTTCATTTCGGCAAGCCTCAAAGACCGCCTAAAAGACGCATTTATCCTAAGCGATATCACGGGCTCTGATCACTGCCCCGTCGGTATCGAGATCGATCTGAACGGACTTTGCTAA
- the rpsT gene encoding 30S ribosomal protein S20 yields MANHKSSEKRARQTIKRTERNRFYRTRLKNITKAVRVAVEAGDKEAALNAFKVANKDFHSFVSKGFLKKQTASRRVGRLAKLVNKLSA; encoded by the coding sequence ATGGCAAACCATAAATCTTCTGAAAAAAGAGCCAGACAGACTATCAAAAGGACTGAAAGAAACAGATTTTACCGCACTAGGCTTAAAAATATCACTAAAGCCGTGCGCGTAGCCGTTGAGGCAGGCGATAAAGAAGCCGCACTAAACGCGTTTAAAGTGGCAAATAAAGATTTCCACAGCTTCGTTAGCAAAGGCTTTTTGAAAAAACAAACAGCTTCTCGCCGCGTAGGACGCCTCGCAAAACTCGTAAACAAACTATCTGCTTAA
- a CDS encoding DMT family transporter, producing MKKSTEFKADLALFVIAVVWGVTFLPMAQTLKTNGVFTLLFWRFLIAAVLMALISLKFTRKIDPNSLRFGAFLGALLFAAFTLQTFALKYAPSSTVAFITGLNAVFTPFIALAFFGQKVVVYAFIGAFLSAAGLYLLTGSELGFGVGEGLSVVCALGFALHIIFTGVLVRRCELYWMVSAQFAAVAVLCFVAAQIFEPRGVVPVFDEAFFVAVAVTSVFATVLAFFVQTAAQRYTTPVKTSLIFTFEPVSAGIVGYFVGGEILSGVQIAGAGLILFGIVVSEVGSYYKNKRSRENLS from the coding sequence ATGAAAAAATCAACCGAATTTAAGGCCGACCTCGCACTGTTCGTGATCGCAGTGGTCTGGGGCGTGACGTTTTTGCCGATGGCGCAGACGCTAAAGACCAACGGCGTTTTTACGCTTTTGTTTTGGCGATTTTTGATCGCGGCCGTTTTGATGGCGCTCATAAGCCTCAAATTTACGCGCAAGATCGATCCCAATTCGCTAAGATTCGGCGCATTTTTAGGCGCGCTTTTGTTCGCGGCCTTTACGCTTCAGACCTTTGCTCTAAAATACGCCCCAAGCTCCACCGTCGCCTTTATCACGGGACTAAACGCGGTTTTTACGCCCTTTATCGCGCTTGCGTTTTTCGGGCAAAAGGTCGTCGTTTACGCCTTTATCGGCGCGTTTTTGTCGGCGGCGGGGCTTTATTTGCTAACGGGTAGCGAGCTGGGTTTTGGCGTCGGCGAGGGACTTAGCGTCGTTTGCGCGCTAGGTTTTGCGCTGCATATTATTTTCACGGGCGTTTTGGTGCGCAGGTGCGAGCTGTACTGGATGGTGAGCGCGCAGTTTGCGGCCGTGGCGGTGCTTTGTTTCGTGGCGGCGCAGATTTTTGAGCCTCGCGGCGTCGTGCCCGTTTTTGACGAAGCGTTTTTCGTCGCGGTTGCTGTGACGTCGGTGTTTGCGACGGTTTTGGCGTTTTTCGTGCAAACCGCGGCGCAGCGCTACACGACGCCCGTTAAAACCTCGCTCATATTTACCTTTGAGCCCGTGAGCGCAGGGATAGTGGGGTATTTCGTCGGCGGCGAGATACTAAGCGGCGTGCAGATAGCAGGAGCCGGGCTCATACTCTTTGGCATCGTCGTTAGCGAAGTCGGCAGCTACTATAAAAATAAAAGATCGCGAGAAAATTTGAGCTAA
- a CDS encoding nickel/cobalt transporter has translation MKFGRILAVLALLASFFSFAHACALCALYTPTAHADIKFNLQGETIKTVAVTWTFSENFTELTLQSYDENADKALSKNEAWKVQKSLLDYIVPRGYLTSVGYYDGAGETVNLHAKTLSQRVYLDEGRLNFEYILELNLAVKDGRVVTVEVFDHEGFFNFKISSPEPYALTDKIYLVPNVNLSAAFFEMTSKAPKIEPAKPELSSLVKAQNKQNLEQIDAEDKAKFDSVSGMSLNFLERLKELIKINSAELNALNFALLAAVSFFYGFLHAAGPGHAKMLTASYFVANGGSYSRALAFAMKVGFAHVAGAFLLVLFSYVFLNAFLTNKVSDMAGAMTKISAVTIVCVSLYMIYAKIKKTALKPKFSFAAAPVSGEKGANRASKVFGSNLAPSSNLSANSVKFNPVAHESECGCAACRASTEAPKTASEWLVVLAGSLVPCPGTLLVFVLAFSLNSYAAGLASGLFMGLGMGAVIFLAAVCGFKLKGAVRFRALRTCCEFAALFVMLGLGVFMFYISGKVSVL, from the coding sequence ATGAAATTTGGACGCATACTCGCCGTTTTAGCGCTTCTTGCGTCCTTTTTTAGCTTTGCGCATGCCTGTGCGCTCTGCGCGCTTTACACTCCGACCGCGCATGCCGACATTAAATTTAACCTGCAAGGCGAGACGATCAAAACGGTCGCCGTAACCTGGACATTTTCTGAAAATTTCACCGAACTCACGCTACAAAGCTACGACGAAAACGCCGACAAAGCGCTTAGCAAAAACGAAGCGTGGAAAGTGCAAAAATCCCTGCTCGACTACATCGTGCCGCGCGGCTACCTAACTAGCGTGGGCTACTACGACGGCGCGGGCGAGACCGTAAATTTGCACGCCAAAACGCTCTCGCAGCGGGTTTATCTGGATGAGGGTAGGCTAAATTTCGAGTATATTTTAGAGCTAAATTTGGCGGTCAAAGACGGCCGCGTCGTCACGGTCGAGGTTTTTGACCACGAGGGATTTTTTAACTTTAAAATAAGCTCGCCCGAGCCCTACGCTCTCACCGATAAAATTTATCTCGTGCCAAACGTAAATTTGAGCGCGGCGTTTTTTGAAATGACCTCAAAAGCGCCTAAAATAGAGCCCGCAAAGCCCGAACTTAGCTCGCTCGTTAAGGCGCAAAATAAGCAAAATTTAGAGCAAATCGACGCTGAGGATAAAGCCAAATTTGACTCGGTTTCGGGCATGAGCCTAAATTTTTTGGAGCGCCTAAAAGAGCTCATCAAGATAAATAGCGCCGAACTAAACGCGCTAAATTTCGCCCTGCTAGCCGCGGTTAGCTTCTTTTACGGCTTTTTGCACGCAGCAGGTCCCGGGCATGCTAAGATGCTCACGGCTAGCTACTTCGTCGCAAACGGCGGCAGCTACTCGCGCGCGCTGGCTTTTGCGATGAAGGTCGGGTTCGCGCACGTGGCGGGAGCGTTTTTGCTCGTGCTTTTTAGCTATGTTTTTTTGAATGCATTTTTGACGAACAAGGTTAGCGACATGGCGGGCGCGATGACAAAAATCTCGGCCGTAACGATCGTTTGCGTGAGTCTTTATATGATCTACGCTAAGATTAAAAAGACGGCTCTAAAGCCTAAATTTAGCTTTGCCGCCGCGCCTGTTTCAGGCGAAAAGGGCGCAAACCGAGCGAGCAAAGTTTTTGGTTCAAATTTAGCCCCCTCGTCAAATTTGAGCGCAAATTCCGTCAAATTTAACCCCGTAGCTCACGAGAGCGAATGCGGCTGCGCGGCCTGTAGGGCTTCTACCGAGGCGCCAAAAACCGCTAGCGAGTGGCTCGTGGTGCTAGCAGGATCGCTCGTGCCGTGTCCAGGTACGCTGCTGGTTTTCGTGCTGGCATTTAGCCTAAACAGCTACGCGGCGGGGCTTGCTAGCGGCCTGTTTATGGGCCTTGGCATGGGCGCGGTGATATTTCTGGCGGCCGTTTGCGGCTTTAAGCTAAAGGGCGCGGTAAGATTTCGCGCGCTGCGGACTTGCTGCGAGTTTGCCGCGCTTTTTGTGATGCTGGGGCTTGGCGTTTTTATGTTTTATATTTCGGGTAAAGTGAGCGTTTTATGA
- a CDS encoding manganese efflux pump MntP yields the protein MELLLLSIALAMDAAALSIANGAKYRNLALSKILFISFIFGFFQAAMPLAGYFLGAAFARFIAQIDHFIAFAILGFLGVKMIREACRNEPAQAVSLDTKMLLSGGFATSIDALAVGVTLSFTAADIWFSAAVIGIVCFVLSVAAFYVGKFAGEFLEQKALILGGAILIALGFKILITHLLDHGFLS from the coding sequence ATGGAGCTTTTACTTCTCTCTATCGCGCTTGCTATGGACGCGGCGGCGCTTAGCATCGCAAACGGCGCGAAATACCGCAATCTCGCGCTATCAAAGATTTTATTTATCTCGTTTATTTTTGGATTTTTTCAGGCTGCGATGCCGCTTGCGGGCTATTTTTTGGGTGCGGCGTTTGCGAGATTTATCGCGCAGATCGATCATTTCATCGCGTTTGCTATTTTGGGCTTTTTGGGCGTAAAAATGATCCGCGAGGCCTGTAGAAACGAGCCCGCGCAGGCCGTGAGCCTTGATACGAAGATGCTGCTCTCAGGCGGGTTTGCCACCAGCATCGACGCGCTAGCCGTTGGCGTGACGCTTAGCTTTACGGCTGCGGATATCTGGTTTAGCGCCGCCGTGATCGGGATAGTTTGCTTCGTGCTTAGCGTCGCTGCGTTTTACGTCGGTAAATTCGCAGGAGAGTTTTTGGAGCAAAAGGCGCTGATTTTAGGCGGTGCGATCCTCATCGCTCTTGGTTTTAAAATCCTAATCACGCACCTTTTAGATCACGGGTTTTTGAGTTAA
- a CDS encoding metal ABC transporter permease: MLEALSLNFMQNALLAGILVSIACGVIGTLTVINRMVFIAGGIAHGAYGGLGIAFYFSLEPLLGASLFSLFLALLIATITLKDKSKMDSVIGALWAFGMAFGIILTDLAPGYNVDLMSYLFGSILAVPQGDLVFMAIANCVILASIALFYRQFEALSFDAEFARLRGVRTTLLYYALTCMMALSVVMTIRAVGLILVIALLTIPPYIAGAISSRLGTMMLNAALISAAFCVSGLWLSFEANLTSGASIILIASVCFFIFTAVKRR, from the coding sequence ATGCTAGAAGCTCTTAGCTTAAATTTTATGCAAAACGCCCTGCTGGCGGGCATCCTCGTTAGCATAGCTTGCGGCGTGATCGGCACGCTCACGGTCATAAACCGCATGGTTTTCATCGCGGGCGGCATCGCTCACGGCGCATACGGCGGGCTTGGCATCGCGTTTTATTTTTCGCTCGAGCCGCTGCTGGGCGCGAGTCTGTTTTCGCTATTTTTGGCGCTGCTCATCGCCACGATCACGCTCAAAGATAAAAGCAAGATGGACTCGGTTATCGGTGCACTGTGGGCGTTTGGTATGGCGTTTGGCATTATCCTCACCGACCTAGCGCCGGGCTACAACGTCGATCTCATGAGCTATCTTTTCGGCTCGATTTTGGCCGTGCCGCAGGGCGATCTTGTTTTCATGGCGATCGCAAACTGCGTCATCCTCGCGTCCATCGCGCTGTTTTACCGCCAGTTTGAGGCGCTTAGCTTTGACGCGGAGTTTGCTAGGCTGCGCGGCGTGCGCACGACGCTGCTATACTACGCGCTAACGTGCATGATGGCGCTAAGCGTCGTGATGACGATACGCGCGGTCGGGCTTATACTCGTTATCGCGCTGCTCACGATCCCGCCATATATCGCGGGCGCGATATCAAGCCGCCTGGGCACGATGATGCTAAATGCCGCGCTCATCTCGGCCGCGTTTTGCGTGAGCGGGCTGTGGCTGAGCTTTGAGGCGAATTTAACCAGCGGCGCGAGTATCATCCTCATCGCTTCGGTTTGTTTTTTTATATTTACAGCGGTAAAAAGGCGGTAA
- the prfA gene encoding peptide chain release factor 1, with protein MLADKLQPFLDRYDELSRLLSDPSITNDITNMTKLSKEQSNLEDIASAAKSYLQTLADIEENKALLDDAELGELAKDELKNLESQKENLEEEIKILLLPKDPNDDKNVFLEIRAGTGGDEAALFAGDLFNAYARYAELRGYKFEIVSQSEGNTGGFKEIILLIKGKGAYSRLKFEGGTHRVQRVPETESQGRVHTSAVTVAIMPEVEDSEIEINPSDLRIDVMRSSGHGGQSVNTTDSAVRITHIPTGIVVTNQDGKSQHKNKEAAMKVLKARLYEIQEEERLAKETSERKSQVGTGDRSGRIRTYNFPQNRISDHRINLTLYRLDAIMAAGLFDEIIEPLIAHYQAEAISDADL; from the coding sequence ATGTTAGCCGACAAACTGCAGCCTTTTTTGGATCGCTACGACGAACTTTCTCGTCTGCTTAGCGATCCGTCTATCACAAACGATATCACAAATATGACCAAGCTCTCGAAAGAGCAATCAAATTTAGAAGATATCGCCTCGGCTGCAAAGTCCTATCTGCAAACTCTCGCAGACATCGAGGAGAACAAAGCTCTACTCGATGACGCCGAGCTTGGCGAACTAGCAAAAGACGAACTCAAAAATCTCGAATCTCAAAAAGAAAATCTCGAAGAAGAGATCAAAATTTTACTCCTTCCAAAAGATCCCAACGACGATAAAAACGTATTTTTAGAGATCCGTGCGGGTACGGGCGGAGACGAAGCGGCGCTTTTTGCGGGCGATTTGTTTAATGCTTATGCGAGATATGCCGAGCTTCGCGGGTATAAATTCGAGATCGTGAGCCAAAGCGAAGGCAACACGGGCGGCTTTAAAGAGATTATCTTGCTGATAAAGGGCAAGGGGGCGTACTCGAGGCTCAAATTTGAGGGCGGCACCCACCGCGTACAGCGCGTACCCGAGACCGAAAGCCAGGGTCGCGTACACACCTCTGCAGTCACCGTCGCTATCATGCCCGAGGTTGAAGATAGCGAGATCGAGATAAATCCAAGCGACCTTCGCATCGACGTTATGCGCAGCTCGGGCCACGGTGGACAGTCGGTAAATACGACCGACTCGGCGGTGCGAATCACTCACATCCCCACAGGCATCGTCGTCACGAATCAAGACGGCAAAAGCCAGCACAAAAACAAAGAAGCCGCGATGAAGGTGCTAAAAGCTCGCCTTTACGAGATACAAGAAGAAGAGCGCCTAGCCAAAGAAACCAGCGAGCGCAAAAGCCAAGTCGGCACTGGCGACCGCTCGGGACGTATCCGCACATACAATTTCCCACAAAACCGCATCAGCGACCATCGCATAAATTTGACGCTTTACCGCCTCGACGCGATAATGGCGGCAGGGCTTTTCGACGAGATCATCGAGCCGCTGATTGCGCATTATCAAGCCGAAGCTATCTCGGACGCAGATCTGTAA
- a CDS encoding tetratricopeptide repeat protein has protein sequence MRKIWIFAAAVALANAAIDEAGLNACINKGDAASCEKTLAALEKSCSGGDALACYLSAEFYAKGLTGYKDGAKALAIYKDACAAGSAESCYEESVFYLKGDVAPQSFEPSGERLKKACELGSKRACNILELAK, from the coding sequence ATGAGGAAAATTTGGATATTTGCCGCCGCGGTCGCACTCGCAAACGCCGCGATAGACGAGGCCGGGCTAAATGCCTGCATAAACAAAGGCGACGCTGCAAGCTGCGAAAAAACGCTCGCCGCGCTAGAAAAAAGCTGCTCGGGCGGCGACGCGCTGGCTTGCTACCTTTCCGCGGAGTTTTACGCCAAAGGGCTAACGGGCTACAAAGACGGCGCAAAGGCCCTTGCGATCTACAAAGACGCCTGCGCCGCAGGGAGCGCGGAGAGCTGCTACGAGGAGTCGGTGTTTTATCTAAAGGGCGACGTCGCTCCGCAGAGCTTTGAACCATCGGGCGAGCGACTCAAAAAGGCCTGCGAGCTTGGCTCCAAACGCGCGTGCAATATACTTGAACTAGCGAAGTGA
- a CDS encoding MarR family transcriptional regulator translates to MTELEREIFGQILGEKKMEIILFLAQNADENGFITVKISDICERTDASKPTVTQTIKLLESRKIFERVKNGIYRFKNLKELEKK, encoded by the coding sequence ATGACGGAGCTAGAGAGGGAGATTTTCGGTCAAATTTTGGGCGAGAAAAAGATGGAGATCATCTTGTTTTTAGCCCAAAATGCGGACGAAAACGGCTTCATAACCGTTAAAATTTCAGATATCTGCGAGCGGACGGACGCCAGCAAGCCCACCGTCACGCAGACGATAAAACTGCTTGAGAGCCGCAAAATTTTCGAGCGAGTGAAAAACGGGATTTATAGATTTAAAAACTTAAAGGAACTAGAGAAAAAATGA
- a CDS encoding metal ABC transporter ATP-binding protein, whose protein sequence is MSDISVRNLSFGYDENLVFEGINLEYDCKDFLAIIGPNGGGKSTLLKLMLGLNKPSGGTIEVFGQEPASVSKAVGYVPQNIPINQSFPMRVLEVVLMGRIDKKLFGFYGKDDKIEAEAALERVGMGEFTRRKIGELSGGQRQRVYIARALCAKAKILMLDEPTASIDTKGQAGIYKLLKQINAEGTGVVLISHDVNLTLNFATKVAYVNHDLFMHEIAQGSKQDFIEHLARDHRHFCDVEVALKECGCGRH, encoded by the coding sequence ATGAGCGACATTTCGGTGCGAAATTTGAGCTTCGGTTACGATGAAAACCTCGTGTTTGAGGGCATAAATTTAGAATACGACTGCAAGGATTTTCTAGCTATCATAGGCCCAAACGGCGGCGGTAAAAGCACGCTTTTAAAGCTGATGCTAGGGCTAAACAAGCCAAGCGGCGGGACGATCGAGGTGTTCGGTCAGGAGCCTGCTAGCGTGAGCAAGGCCGTGGGCTACGTCCCGCAAAATATCCCGATAAATCAAAGCTTCCCGATGCGCGTGCTCGAGGTCGTTTTGATGGGGCGGATAGATAAAAAGCTGTTTGGATTTTACGGCAAGGACGACAAGATAGAGGCTGAGGCGGCGCTGGAGCGCGTCGGGATGGGCGAATTTACGAGGCGAAAGATCGGCGAGCTAAGCGGCGGACAACGCCAACGCGTCTATATCGCGCGTGCGCTTTGCGCAAAGGCAAAAATTTTGATGCTAGACGAACCCACCGCCAGTATCGACACGAAGGGTCAAGCGGGCATCTATAAGCTGCTAAAACAGATCAACGCTGAAGGAACGGGCGTCGTGCTCATCAGCCACGACGTAAATTTGACGCTAAATTTCGCCACCAAGGTCGCCTACGTCAATCATGATCTTTTCATGCACGAGATCGCGCAGGGCTCGAAGCAGGATTTTATCGAGCATTTGGCGAGAGATCATAGGCATTTTTGCGATGTGGAGGTGGCGCTAAAAGAGTGCGGATGCGGACGTCACTAA
- a CDS encoding DUF4197 domain-containing protein, which yields MKKSLILCAVLLAASAQAAGWQETLNQGAQILGTANSGDYKSAVSSALNAAVKELSNGGFLNNATAKIPLPKSLETAANLAKKVGGEKWANELVTSINNAASAAVPGAADVFSGVIKNMSDADVKKVLEGGKDSFTKFLQQNSSQKLQAVFKPIITKMMSDNTFATAYNGLNSFVAGSALAKSDAAKQLKGITTSMGAGEYIPQEDEDLNDYITRKTLDGLFNVMSEKESSLRGGAVEQGTKILQGIFK from the coding sequence ATGAAGAAAAGTTTGATCTTATGCGCGGTTTTGCTCGCCGCTTCGGCTCAGGCCGCAGGCTGGCAAGAGACTTTAAACCAAGGCGCGCAGATACTGGGCACGGCAAACTCGGGCGACTACAAAAGCGCGGTTAGTTCGGCTCTAAACGCGGCCGTTAAGGAGCTGTCAAACGGGGGATTTCTAAACAACGCTACGGCTAAAATCCCGCTACCAAAGAGCCTAGAAACTGCGGCAAATTTGGCTAAAAAAGTAGGCGGCGAAAAGTGGGCGAACGAGCTCGTGACCTCGATAAATAACGCCGCGAGCGCAGCTGTGCCGGGAGCTGCGGACGTATTTTCGGGCGTGATAAAAAACATGAGCGACGCGGACGTGAAAAAGGTGCTAGAAGGCGGCAAGGATAGCTTTACGAAGTTTTTGCAACAAAACTCGAGTCAGAAGCTGCAAGCCGTATTTAAGCCGATCATTACCAAGATGATGAGCGACAATACCTTCGCAACCGCATATAACGGGCTAAATTCGTTCGTCGCGGGCAGCGCGCTGGCAAAATCAGACGCCGCAAAACAGCTAAAAGGCATCACTACTAGCATGGGTGCCGGCGAATACATCCCGCAAGAGGATGAGGATCTAAACGACTACATCACGCGCAAGACGCTAGACGGGCTCTTTAACGTGATGAGCGAGAAAGAAAGCTCGCTACGAGGCGGCGCGGTCGAGCAGGGCACGAAGATCCTGCAGGGAATTTTTAAGTAA
- a CDS encoding DMT family transporter: MKNSLEFRADVGMIFVAIVFGLGYLPTSLALATNGVFGVLFWRFLLAAIIAGAIFYKKLKNVSALDIKPGMILGLFLFAGFVSQTFAFKYADTSSVAFIIGLNVALVPFIAAGLFRHKIYSYAYVGVAFAVAGLYMIGDTKVGFGLGEILALVCACAYSFHIVLTNRLVQKCDLVSMVYFEILTLIALCFAAILVFEDAKIAPVVDRAFVIAMVVVGVLGTAFAFFAQALMQKFTTPVKTAIFFTLEPVTAGAMGYFVGAEDISAYRLCGAALILVGVLISEIGSYLRAKKENLA, encoded by the coding sequence GTGAAAAATAGTTTAGAATTTCGCGCCGACGTAGGCATGATATTTGTTGCGATAGTCTTTGGTCTAGGCTATCTGCCTACCTCGCTCGCGCTTGCGACTAACGGAGTTTTCGGCGTTTTATTTTGGAGATTTTTGCTTGCGGCGATCATAGCCGGGGCGATTTTTTACAAAAAGCTAAAAAACGTAAGCGCGCTGGATATAAAACCTGGCATGATATTGGGCTTGTTTTTGTTCGCGGGATTTGTGAGCCAGACTTTCGCGTTTAAGTATGCCGACACCTCGTCCGTAGCCTTTATCATCGGGCTAAACGTGGCTTTGGTGCCTTTTATCGCGGCGGGGCTTTTTAGACATAAAATTTACTCCTATGCGTATGTGGGCGTGGCGTTTGCGGTGGCGGGGCTTTATATGATAGGCGATACGAAGGTCGGCTTTGGCCTGGGCGAGATTTTGGCTCTGGTTTGCGCCTGCGCTTACTCTTTTCACATCGTTCTCACCAACCGCTTGGTGCAAAAATGCGACCTCGTAAGTATGGTTTATTTTGAAATTTTGACCCTAATCGCGCTTTGTTTCGCGGCTATTTTGGTTTTTGAGGACGCTAAAATCGCTCCCGTCGTGGACAGGGCGTTCGTCATAGCGATGGTAGTCGTGGGCGTGCTGGGTACGGCGTTTGCGTTTTTCGCGCAGGCCTTGATGCAAAAATTTACCACGCCGGTTAAAACGGCGATATTTTTCACTCTCGAGCCCGTAACCGCAGGAGCGATGGGCTATTTCGTCGGCGCGGAGGACATCAGCGCATACAGGCTTTGCGGCGCGGCGCTCATCTTGGTCGGAGTTTTGATCAGCGAGATAGGCAGCTACCTGCGCGCTAAAAAGGAAAATTTAGCCTAA